A region of Aquarana catesbeiana isolate 2022-GZ linkage group LG08, ASM4218655v1, whole genome shotgun sequence DNA encodes the following proteins:
- the SLC25A28 gene encoding LOW QUALITY PROTEIN: mitoferrin-2 (The sequence of the model RefSeq protein was modified relative to this genomic sequence to represent the inferred CDS: inserted 2 bases in 1 codon) encodes MELEAVLKERGASAGDPALMLGAWVKRGWPAGPEPELSSRAAPEGGRVPSWSXRGLPEGSTVTTHMMAGAVAGIMEHCLMYPVDCVKTRMQSLQPDPAARYRNVMEALFKIIRTEGFWRPMRGLNVTAIGAGPAHALYFACYEKLKKTMSDVIRPGGNSHIANGAAGCVATLLHDAAMNPAEVIKQRMQMYNSPYRRVTDCMRAVWRNEGAGAFYRSYTTQLTMNIPFQAIHFMTYELMQEHLNHQRQYNPTSHVLSGACAGAVAAAVTTPLDVCKTLLNTQETLALNSSNMSGHITGMANAFRTVYQVGGITAYFRGVQARIIYQMPSTAISWSVYEFFKYIITKRQEERRAGH; translated from the exons ATGGAATTGGAAGCCGTGCTGAAGGAGCGGGGCGCCTCGGCTGGGGATCCGGCCCTTATGCTGGGAGCCTGGGTCAAACGTGGCTGGCCGGCCGGGCCCGAGCCGGAGCTGAGCAGCCGCGCCGCCCCCGAGGGAGGCCGAGTCCCGAGCTGGAG ACGAGGGCTGCCCGAGGGATCCACCGTCACCACACACATGATGGCCGGAGCCGTGGCCGGGATTATGGAGCATTGTCTCATGTACCCTGTGGACTGTGTGAAG ACCCGGATGCAGAGTCTGCAGCCTGATCCCGCCGCTCGCTACCGCAACGTGATGGAGGCCTTGTTCAAAATCATCCGCACGGAGGGATTCTGGAGGCCGATGCGAGGATTGAATGTTACGGCGATAGGAGCTGGGCCGGCACATGCCCTGTATTTTGCCTGCTATGAGAAACTGAAAAAGACAATGAGCGATGTCATCCGCCCCGGGGGCAATAGCCATATAGCTAACG GGGCCGCTGGCTGTGTAGCGACACTGTTGCATGACGCAGCGATGAATCCAGCTGAAG TGATCAAGCAGAGGATGCAGATGTACAACTCGCCGTACCGGAGGGTGACGGACTGTATGAGAGCCGTGTGGCGGAACGAGGGTGCTGGTGCCTTTTACAGAAGCTACACGACGCAGCTGACCATGAACATCCCCTTCCAGGCCATTCACTTTATGACTTATGAGCTCATGCAGGAGCACCTCAATCACCAGAGACAATACAACCCAACCTCCCACGTGCTGTCCGGTGCCTGCGCAGGGGCGGTGGCCGCCGCCGTCACCACGCCCCTGGATGTTTGCAAAACCTTACTGAACACGCAGGAGACGCTTGCCTTGAATTCCTCCAACATGAGCGGACATATCACCGGCATGGCTAACGCCTTTAGGACGGTTTATCAAGTAGGCGGCATCACGGCCTACTTCCGAGGAGTTCAGGCCCGAATCATCTATCAGATGCCCTCCACGGCCATCTCGTGGTCTGTGTACGAGTTCTTCAAATACATCATCACCAAGCGTCAGGAAGAGAGGAGGGCGGGTCACTGA